Proteins found in one Gordonia sp. PDNC005 genomic segment:
- a CDS encoding acyl-CoA dehydrogenase family protein: MRREIYNEDHDAFRETVRAFIETQIVPVYDEWLENGIVPRDFYLKVGELGLFGIEVPEEYGGAGIDSYKFEAVVTEEMARAGVSLGGSAAHIPLCLPYLLKHANEEQKQRWLPGMASGETMFAIAMTEPGTGSDLAGMRTTAKLTEDGTHYVLNGAKTFITGGVNADRVIVCARTSAPSESDRRFGITLLVVDTKTKGFEIGRKLDKLGLRTSDTAELSFTDVLVPVEDLLGEENQGFYYLGQHLPRERLSIAVGAYAQAVAAIRFAKDYTLERNVFGKPVAAFQNTKFELAACQAQADAMEAVVDRALEAYDRKELSAADAASAKLFCTEAAADIIDRCLQLHGGYGYMNEYPIARLYADNRVNRIYGGTSEVMRSIIAKNMGL; this comes from the coding sequence ATGCGCCGCGAGATCTACAACGAAGACCACGATGCGTTCCGCGAGACTGTTCGCGCATTCATCGAGACCCAGATCGTGCCCGTGTACGACGAGTGGCTCGAGAACGGCATCGTCCCGCGCGACTTCTACCTCAAGGTGGGCGAGCTCGGCCTCTTCGGCATCGAGGTCCCGGAGGAGTACGGCGGCGCAGGCATCGACTCGTACAAGTTCGAGGCCGTCGTCACCGAGGAGATGGCGCGCGCCGGCGTCAGCCTCGGCGGCAGCGCAGCGCACATCCCGCTGTGCCTCCCCTACCTGCTCAAGCACGCGAACGAAGAGCAGAAGCAGCGTTGGCTCCCCGGTATGGCGTCCGGTGAGACGATGTTCGCCATCGCCATGACCGAGCCGGGCACCGGTTCGGACCTCGCGGGCATGCGCACCACTGCCAAGCTCACCGAGGACGGCACCCACTACGTCCTGAACGGCGCGAAGACCTTCATCACCGGCGGCGTCAACGCCGATCGCGTGATCGTCTGCGCCCGCACCTCGGCTCCGAGCGAGTCCGACCGCCGTTTCGGCATCACGCTGCTCGTGGTCGACACCAAGACCAAGGGCTTCGAGATCGGCCGCAAGCTCGACAAGCTGGGCCTGCGCACCTCGGACACCGCCGAGCTGTCGTTCACCGACGTGCTGGTTCCGGTCGAGGACCTCCTCGGCGAGGAGAACCAGGGCTTCTACTACCTGGGCCAGCATCTTCCCCGCGAGCGCCTGTCGATCGCCGTCGGCGCGTACGCGCAGGCAGTGGCGGCGATCCGCTTCGCGAAGGACTACACGCTCGAGCGCAACGTCTTCGGCAAGCCGGTCGCAGCATTCCAGAACACCAAGTTCGAGCTCGCCGCATGCCAGGCGCAGGCCGACGCGATGGAGGCTGTCGTCGACCGCGCTCTGGAGGCGTACGACCGCAAGGAGCTGTCAGCAGCGGACGCCGCTTCGGCCAAGCTGTTCTGCACCGAGGCCGCGGCCGACATCATCGATCGCTGCCTCCAACTGCACGGCGGCTACGGCTACATGAACGAGTACCCGATCGCTCGCCTGTACGCGGACAACCGCGTCAACCGCATCTACGGCGGCACGAGCGAGGTCATGCGCTCGATCATCGCCAAGAACATGGGCCTGTAA
- a CDS encoding TetR family transcriptional regulator yields MSSKSELTRQRLLDGAMASFADHGFHGTSTRHIAAAAGMSPAAVYVHYSSKEELLYEISRKGHRELLEIVQAAVALDADATTRLRTLVRDFIVYHAQNHASSRVVNYEFTRLEPDHLTEIVEMRVGIDVAITAVLDAGVAEGAFTIGDIPMTTTAVASLAVDVSRWFRDGRSWSPQAVGDYFADLSLRMVGAA; encoded by the coding sequence ATGTCATCCAAGTCTGAGCTGACGCGCCAGCGGCTCCTCGACGGCGCGATGGCGTCGTTCGCCGATCATGGTTTCCACGGGACGAGCACCCGGCACATCGCAGCGGCGGCGGGCATGAGCCCGGCGGCGGTGTACGTGCACTACTCGTCGAAAGAGGAACTGCTCTACGAGATCAGCCGAAAAGGCCACCGCGAGCTGCTTGAGATCGTGCAGGCCGCGGTCGCCCTCGACGCCGACGCGACGACGCGGTTACGGACCCTGGTCCGGGACTTCATCGTCTACCACGCGCAGAATCACGCGAGCTCACGCGTGGTGAACTACGAGTTCACCCGCCTCGAACCCGACCATCTCACCGAGATCGTCGAGATGCGAGTCGGAATCGACGTCGCGATCACGGCGGTCCTCGACGCGGGAGTCGCAGAGGGCGCGTTCACGATCGGCGACATCCCCATGACCACCACCGCGGTCGCCTCCCTGGCCGTCGACGTGTCGCGGTGGTTCCGCGACGGTCGATCCTGGAGCCCGCAAGCGGTCGGCGACTACTTCGCCGACCTCTCCCTGCGCATGGTGGGCGCAGCCTGA
- a CDS encoding endonuclease domain-containing protein, with amino-acid sequence MDLGVFRRGKLLDRMPRAAVDRAIADGSLTQIRHGWLATPTAHPDAVRAVQAGGVLTCSSALRLHGVWTPPTTKFHVRGIGRARMHPTWCRQHGGQPPADDAVDDLPTALRHAAHCLPSEDFIVICDSVLNRRLMAPSELEAEFGSAPRSVHRALAAVDGRAESGTETMVRLRLRAPNRRIRPQVQIPGVGRVDLVVGRSMIIEVDGAEYHVDPSQFEKDRLRDLTAWTLGYRPIRLTYQQVVYQWDDIGPLLMEIIRRGDHLRPLIAS; translated from the coding sequence GTGGACTTGGGGGTGTTCAGGCGGGGGAAGCTGCTCGACCGGATGCCGCGCGCAGCCGTGGACCGCGCGATCGCCGACGGTTCATTAACGCAGATCAGGCACGGCTGGCTAGCGACGCCCACCGCACACCCCGACGCCGTTCGCGCGGTGCAGGCCGGTGGAGTCCTCACCTGCTCGTCGGCGCTACGCCTACACGGAGTTTGGACGCCTCCGACGACGAAGTTCCACGTCCGAGGCATCGGCCGAGCACGTATGCATCCAACGTGGTGCAGGCAGCATGGCGGCCAACCGCCCGCCGACGACGCCGTCGATGACCTCCCCACAGCGCTCAGACACGCAGCTCACTGCTTGCCGTCGGAGGATTTCATCGTCATCTGCGATTCCGTCCTCAACCGACGACTGATGGCTCCGTCCGAATTGGAGGCGGAGTTCGGCAGTGCCCCTCGATCGGTTCATCGCGCTCTGGCGGCCGTCGACGGCCGCGCAGAGTCCGGCACCGAGACGATGGTCCGACTGCGTCTACGTGCCCCCAACCGTAGGATCCGACCGCAGGTCCAGATTCCGGGAGTCGGGCGCGTCGACCTGGTGGTCGGGCGGTCCATGATCATCGAGGTCGACGGAGCCGAGTACCACGTCGATCCGTCACAGTTCGAGAAGGACCGTCTACGCGACCTCACCGCGTGGACGCTCGGGTATCGACCGATCCGGCTCACCTACCAGCAGGTCGTGTACCAGTGGGACGACATCGGACCGCTCCTCATGGAGATCATCCGACGCGGCGACCATCTCAGGCCGCTCATCGCGTCTTGA
- a CDS encoding phosphoribosylanthranilate isomerase, with product MYVKVCGLTDPDTVDVAVEAGADAVGVVMNRTSSRAVDTETARSIIDRAGSLLDTVLVVNDMPATDAARVASDLGFTVLQLHGAYTRADFDAAAAIFPHLWRATSLADDPPLEVGAYGEAALLLDAPKPGSGETWDLTVLTDRGVSGSWLLAGGLTPDNVAAAINQSHPWGVDTSSGVEASPGVKDHTKVRAFIAAAKAAS from the coding sequence ATGTACGTGAAGGTCTGCGGACTCACCGATCCCGACACCGTCGACGTCGCCGTCGAAGCCGGCGCCGACGCCGTCGGGGTGGTGATGAATCGGACGAGTTCACGTGCCGTGGACACCGAGACTGCCCGCTCGATCATCGATCGAGCGGGCAGTCTGCTGGATACAGTCCTCGTCGTCAACGACATGCCCGCCACGGACGCCGCCCGCGTAGCGTCCGACCTCGGATTCACGGTTCTACAGCTGCACGGTGCCTACACGCGGGCCGACTTCGACGCCGCCGCCGCGATCTTTCCCCACCTCTGGCGTGCGACGTCGCTCGCCGACGATCCTCCACTAGAGGTCGGGGCCTACGGCGAGGCCGCACTGCTGCTGGACGCCCCGAAGCCGGGCTCGGGCGAGACCTGGGACCTGACCGTCCTCACCGACCGCGGCGTCTCAGGGTCATGGCTGCTCGCAGGCGGGCTGACCCCCGACAACGTCGCCGCGGCAATCAACCAGTCCCACCCGTGGGGAGTCGACACCTCCAGCGGCGTCGAGGCCTCGCCCGGCGTCAAAGACCACACCAAGGTCCGCGCGTTCATCGCCGCCGCTAAGGCTGCTTCGTAG
- the nagE gene encoding N-acetylglucosamine-specific PTS transporter subunit IIBC yields the protein MMKFLQNLGKSIMLPVAVLPVAAILVGISNWIIGANDGQANVVTSFLQTAGLAIIANMPILFAVGVSIGMAKKSDGTSALAGLVSWLIITSLLAPTSVMTLLNSGFADSELNPDSKLGAGQQVAEVGGKLVLQSPDVNAAFAPGSFQNAFIGILCGVIGALCYNRFKDTKLPDALSFFSGRRSVAIVTAGVSLIVGLILLFVWPFVYTGLVNFGEWIVGLGAFGSGIYGFFNRLLIPFGLHHALNSVFWFDVAGINDLSNFAAGDKGDGVFGVTGQYMTGFFPIMMFGLPGAALAMYVTAKTKRKKIAYGILLSGAVASFFVGVTEPLEFAFMFLAPFLFLIHAVFMGISMAISQLLPVRMGFGFSGGFVDLVLNWTNPMAENPWIILIMGPIWFLIYFFVFRWVILKFQLKTPGREDDDEMGDEDGDSSAGFVGTAAKFIDALGGKANITELDNCATRLRMEIADTSVIDEPALKRAGAAGTIKPGGNSVQVIYGLNVQFVKDAMEKIMAGQIDAPDAADVPDAVPDATVDSSPVATLEKTATVALKRPLQGYAIALSEVPDKTFSSGMMGPGAAIVPTSGEVTAPADATVVTVFPTGHAIGLKLTDGTEVLIHVGLDTVKMKGDGFEPLVKAGDTVTEGQALLNVDLAKIEAAGYPTVTPVVVMNDKSAVVELL from the coding sequence ATGATGAAATTCCTTCAGAACCTCGGCAAATCGATCATGCTGCCAGTTGCAGTACTGCCGGTTGCCGCGATACTTGTCGGTATATCCAACTGGATAATCGGCGCGAACGACGGTCAGGCGAATGTCGTCACGTCGTTCCTGCAGACGGCGGGGTTGGCGATCATCGCCAACATGCCGATTCTGTTCGCCGTCGGTGTATCCATCGGCATGGCGAAGAAGTCCGACGGCACGTCGGCCCTCGCGGGCCTGGTGTCCTGGCTGATCATCACCAGCCTGCTCGCGCCCACCTCGGTGATGACCCTGTTGAACTCGGGGTTCGCGGACTCCGAACTCAACCCCGATTCGAAACTCGGCGCGGGCCAGCAGGTGGCCGAGGTCGGCGGCAAGCTCGTCTTGCAGTCCCCCGACGTCAACGCGGCGTTCGCTCCCGGCTCGTTCCAGAACGCCTTCATCGGCATCCTCTGCGGTGTGATCGGCGCGCTCTGCTACAACCGCTTCAAAGACACCAAGCTCCCCGACGCACTGTCGTTCTTCTCGGGCCGCCGCTCGGTCGCGATCGTCACCGCGGGCGTCTCCCTGATCGTCGGACTGATCCTGCTGTTCGTCTGGCCGTTCGTGTACACAGGCCTGGTCAACTTCGGCGAATGGATCGTCGGACTCGGCGCGTTCGGCTCCGGCATCTACGGATTCTTCAACCGACTGCTCATCCCGTTCGGCCTGCACCACGCTCTGAACTCGGTGTTCTGGTTCGACGTCGCGGGCATCAACGACCTGTCGAACTTCGCGGCGGGCGACAAGGGCGACGGCGTCTTCGGCGTCACCGGCCAGTACATGACCGGCTTCTTCCCGATCATGATGTTCGGTCTGCCCGGCGCGGCTCTCGCGATGTACGTGACGGCGAAGACCAAGCGCAAGAAGATCGCCTACGGCATCCTGCTGTCGGGTGCGGTGGCGTCGTTCTTCGTCGGTGTGACCGAACCGCTCGAGTTCGCATTCATGTTCCTCGCGCCGTTCCTGTTCCTGATCCACGCCGTGTTCATGGGCATCTCGATGGCGATCAGCCAGCTGTTGCCGGTCCGCATGGGCTTCGGCTTCTCGGGCGGCTTCGTCGACCTCGTGCTCAACTGGACCAACCCCATGGCCGAGAATCCGTGGATCATCCTGATCATGGGCCCGATCTGGTTCCTGATCTACTTCTTCGTGTTCCGCTGGGTGATCCTCAAGTTCCAGCTCAAGACTCCCGGTCGTGAAGACGACGACGAGATGGGCGACGAGGACGGCGACTCGTCGGCGGGATTCGTCGGCACTGCAGCCAAGTTCATCGACGCGCTCGGCGGCAAGGCCAATATCACCGAGCTCGACAACTGCGCGACCCGCCTCCGCATGGAGATCGCCGACACCTCGGTCATCGACGAACCGGCGCTCAAGCGCGCAGGCGCAGCGGGAACCATCAAGCCGGGCGGCAATTCCGTTCAGGTGATCTACGGCCTCAACGTCCAGTTCGTGAAGGACGCGATGGAGAAGATCATGGCCGGGCAGATCGACGCGCCCGACGCCGCTGACGTCCCGGACGCCGTTCCGGACGCGACGGTCGACTCCAGCCCGGTCGCCACTCTCGAGAAGACCGCGACCGTGGCCCTCAAGCGTCCCCTGCAGGGGTACGCGATCGCCCTGTCGGAGGTACCCGACAAGACGTTCTCATCAGGCATGATGGGCCCGGGAGCCGCGATCGTCCCGACCTCGGGAGAGGTCACCGCCCCCGCCGACGCGACGGTTGTCACGGTGTTCCCGACCGGACACGCCATCGGACTCAAGCTGACCGACGGCACCGAGGTCCTCATCCACGTCGGCCTGGACACCGTGAAGATGAAGGGCGACGGCTTCGAACCACTGGTGAAGGCGGGCGACACCGTCACCGAAGGGCAGGCACTGCTCAACGTCGACCTCGCGAAGATCGAAGCCGCCGGCTATCCGACGGTGACGCCCGTCGTGGTGATGAACGACAAGTCGGCGGTTGTCGAACTGCTTTGA
- a CDS encoding iron-siderophore ABC transporter substrate-binding protein yields the protein MRKTRLLALLTATALAATVTACSSSDDGTAGPSGEGFPITVTHALGSTTVESADRIATVGWSNQEVPLALGVVPVGMAKATWGDDNNNGVLPWVEDKLKELGAETPAMYDETDGPDYEAVAATEPDVILAAYSGITKDQYDKLSKIAPVVAYPKIPWGTTWEETIALNSKAMGREDDGKKLIADLTGQVNAAVAAHPALKTTKTMFAYLDPTDLSKIGYYTLNDPRAEFLKTAGLPVPTAVETSSSTTKEFYVDVSAEQADQFNDVGLIITYGDGSTLARLQADPLLGKIPAIKAGHVAILKDSTPLAAASNPSPLSIPWGAAQYFDLMAASLK from the coding sequence ATGCGCAAGACCAGACTTCTCGCGTTGCTGACCGCAACTGCGCTCGCGGCGACAGTCACTGCCTGTTCCTCGTCGGACGACGGAACCGCCGGACCCTCCGGTGAAGGCTTCCCGATCACCGTCACCCACGCGCTCGGTTCGACGACGGTGGAGTCGGCCGATCGCATCGCGACCGTCGGCTGGTCGAACCAAGAGGTTCCCCTTGCGCTCGGCGTCGTGCCCGTCGGCATGGCCAAGGCCACGTGGGGCGACGACAACAACAACGGTGTTCTGCCGTGGGTCGAGGACAAGCTCAAAGAGCTCGGCGCCGAGACTCCGGCGATGTACGACGAGACCGATGGCCCCGACTACGAAGCCGTCGCGGCGACCGAGCCGGACGTGATCCTGGCGGCCTACTCGGGAATCACCAAGGACCAGTACGACAAGCTGAGCAAGATCGCACCCGTTGTCGCCTACCCGAAGATCCCGTGGGGCACCACGTGGGAGGAGACGATCGCCCTCAACTCGAAGGCGATGGGCCGTGAAGACGACGGAAAGAAGCTGATCGCCGACCTCACCGGTCAGGTGAATGCCGCCGTCGCCGCGCATCCGGCTCTGAAGACCACGAAGACGATGTTCGCGTACCTCGATCCGACCGATCTGAGCAAAATCGGGTATTACACGCTGAACGATCCGCGCGCTGAGTTCCTGAAGACCGCGGGACTGCCGGTCCCGACTGCGGTCGAGACGTCGTCGTCCACCACCAAGGAGTTCTACGTCGATGTCAGTGCCGAGCAGGCTGACCAGTTCAACGACGTCGGGTTGATCATCACCTACGGAGACGGCAGCACTCTCGCTCGTCTGCAGGCCGACCCGCTGCTCGGCAAGATCCCCGCGATCAAGGCCGGTCACGTCGCGATCCTGAAGGACTCCACTCCGCTCGCCGCGGCGTCGAACCCGTCGCCGCTGTCGATTCCGTGGGGCGCCGCGCAGTACTTCGATCTGATGGCGGCGTCACTCAAGTGA
- a CDS encoding iron ABC transporter permease: MTRTRVTGRIVCLIVALAVLAVLFCVSIAFGNREVSFDEIGNALFGSADTFGEAAIVKRVPRTVLAILVGMALALSGAGMQAVTRNPVADPAILGISGGASLAVVIGLVFFGITDPFSFIGAAIIGAALTAVFVYAIGSMGRGGATPLKLALSGAATAAAVTCLISAVLLPRVDVMSKFQRWQVGGVGGADWERIGALAPVLGIGVLITFACARGMNSLALGDDVATGLGENVARTRLLTGIAAVVLAGAATAIAGPIGFVGLLVPHACRAIIGTDHRWLLPFTALVGASLLMLSDVVGRVIARPEEVDVGVVTAIIGAPFFIWIVRRQKVREL; encoded by the coding sequence GTGACACGCACCCGGGTGACCGGGCGGATCGTGTGCTTGATCGTTGCGCTCGCCGTCCTGGCGGTGCTGTTCTGCGTGTCGATCGCGTTCGGCAATCGCGAGGTGTCGTTCGATGAGATCGGCAACGCGCTCTTCGGGTCCGCGGACACGTTCGGAGAGGCGGCGATCGTCAAACGAGTTCCGCGCACGGTGCTGGCGATCCTGGTGGGTATGGCACTCGCGCTGTCCGGCGCCGGCATGCAGGCGGTGACTCGGAATCCGGTCGCCGACCCCGCGATCCTCGGGATATCGGGCGGTGCATCACTCGCCGTGGTGATCGGGTTGGTCTTCTTCGGGATCACCGATCCGTTCTCCTTCATTGGAGCTGCGATCATCGGTGCGGCGTTGACCGCCGTGTTCGTGTACGCGATCGGCTCGATGGGCCGCGGCGGAGCCACCCCGCTCAAGCTGGCGCTCTCGGGTGCGGCCACCGCCGCTGCCGTGACCTGCCTGATCAGTGCCGTCCTGCTTCCTCGCGTCGACGTCATGTCGAAGTTCCAGCGGTGGCAGGTCGGTGGAGTCGGCGGCGCCGACTGGGAGCGGATCGGGGCTCTGGCCCCGGTCCTGGGGATCGGCGTGCTCATCACGTTCGCGTGTGCGCGAGGCATGAACTCGCTCGCGCTCGGCGACGATGTGGCGACCGGGCTCGGCGAGAACGTAGCTCGTACCCGACTGCTCACGGGCATCGCCGCAGTGGTCCTGGCGGGCGCGGCGACCGCGATCGCCGGACCGATCGGTTTCGTGGGGCTTCTCGTTCCGCACGCGTGCCGCGCGATCATCGGTACCGATCATCGCTGGCTGCTGCCGTTCACCGCGCTCGTCGGCGCGTCGCTTCTCATGTTGTCCGATGTGGTGGGGCGAGTGATCGCGCGGCCGGAAGAAGTCGACGTAGGCGTCGTCACAGCGATCATCGGCGCCCCGTTCTTCATTTGGATCGTCCGTCGGCAGAAGGTGCGTGAGCTATGA
- a CDS encoding iron ABC transporter permease, with the protein MTTTTQSVLAGRRSRSRRRITILTVLAALCVVLFFVSLMVGLKFYPLDTVIRVTFGEQVRGATFTVGELRLPRVCLAALSGFAFGFAGVTFQTLLRNPLASPDIIGISWGASAAAVVGIVVFGLTGTSVSVVALVGAVAAAAAVYGLSMNGGFAATRLILIGIGLASMLTSIVSYTLARASEWDIAVALRWLTGSLGEPSWDRVIPLAVIVAVVAPLMLYRSRDMNSLALGDDTSAGLGVHVERTRLLYILGAVILLAFATAGAGPISFVAFMSGPIAARLMTRAGGSMLVPSGLVGAILVMSADLIGQFALPHRYPVGVVTGVLGAPFLIYLLIRVNRSGGTL; encoded by the coding sequence ATGACGACGACGACCCAGTCAGTGCTCGCCGGCCGCAGGTCTCGCAGTCGCCGCCGGATCACGATTCTCACGGTCCTCGCAGCACTGTGTGTGGTCCTCTTCTTCGTGTCGCTCATGGTGGGCCTGAAGTTCTACCCGCTGGACACGGTGATCCGCGTGACGTTCGGGGAGCAAGTACGCGGCGCGACGTTCACCGTCGGCGAGCTCAGGCTCCCGCGGGTGTGCCTCGCTGCGTTGTCTGGTTTCGCATTCGGTTTCGCCGGTGTGACGTTCCAGACGCTGCTTCGCAATCCGCTCGCCTCTCCGGACATCATCGGCATCTCCTGGGGCGCGTCTGCGGCGGCTGTCGTCGGCATCGTCGTCTTCGGCCTCACCGGCACCTCGGTGTCGGTGGTCGCTCTCGTCGGAGCGGTCGCGGCCGCAGCGGCGGTCTACGGTCTGTCGATGAACGGCGGTTTCGCTGCCACCCGCCTCATCCTGATCGGCATCGGCCTCGCCTCGATGCTCACCAGCATCGTGTCGTACACCCTGGCTCGCGCGTCCGAGTGGGACATCGCGGTGGCACTGCGCTGGTTGACCGGCAGTCTCGGTGAACCGTCGTGGGATCGTGTCATTCCGCTCGCCGTGATCGTCGCCGTCGTCGCACCGTTGATGCTCTACCGCTCGCGGGACATGAACTCCCTCGCGCTCGGTGACGACACCTCTGCAGGTCTCGGCGTCCACGTCGAACGCACCCGACTCCTGTACATCCTCGGCGCGGTGATCCTGCTCGCGTTCGCGACGGCCGGAGCCGGGCCGATCTCGTTCGTCGCATTCATGTCGGGACCGATCGCCGCACGACTGATGACTCGCGCCGGCGGGTCGATGCTTGTCCCGTCCGGGCTCGTCGGCGCGATCCTGGTGATGTCCGCCGACCTCATCGGCCAGTTTGCGCTCCCGCACCGCTACCCGGTCGGCGTCGTGACAGGTGTGCTCGGCGCCCCGTTCCTGATCTACCTGCTCATTCGTGTCAACCGGTCGGGAGGAACTCTGTGA
- a CDS encoding ABC transporter ATP-binding protein encodes MTAHHSLNAEKIRLSYGDRVIVDSLDLEVPPGLITSIVGANGCGKSTLLRALARLLGPTSGQVILDGKDISSQRSRDVARVLGLLPQSPVAPEGITVADLVGRGRHPHQRALARWTSHDYEAVADALDATGIADLADRSVDELSGGQRQRVWIAMALAQETDILLLDEPTTFLDVAHQVEVLDLLTDLREARGTTIVLVLHDLNLAARYSDRLIAMQSGRIHANGTPEDVVTAELVSDVFGLKSQILTDPVSGKPAVMPIGRHHVR; translated from the coding sequence GTGACCGCTCACCACTCATTGAACGCCGAGAAGATCCGGCTGTCGTACGGCGATCGGGTGATCGTCGACTCTCTGGATCTCGAAGTGCCTCCCGGCCTGATCACGTCGATCGTCGGCGCCAACGGCTGCGGCAAGTCGACGCTCCTGCGGGCACTCGCACGCCTGCTCGGACCGACGTCGGGCCAGGTGATTCTCGACGGCAAGGACATCTCGTCGCAGCGGTCCCGTGACGTCGCCCGGGTGCTCGGTCTGCTGCCGCAGAGTCCCGTCGCGCCCGAGGGCATCACCGTCGCCGACCTGGTCGGACGTGGCAGGCACCCACACCAGCGGGCCCTGGCACGGTGGACGTCCCACGACTACGAGGCGGTCGCCGACGCTCTCGACGCGACCGGAATCGCCGACCTCGCCGACAGGTCGGTCGACGAACTGTCCGGTGGCCAGCGACAGCGAGTGTGGATCGCGATGGCGCTCGCGCAGGAGACCGACATTCTGCTGCTCGACGAGCCGACGACGTTCCTCGACGTCGCTCACCAGGTGGAAGTCCTCGACCTGCTCACCGACCTCCGCGAAGCGCGTGGCACCACGATCGTGTTGGTGCTGCACGACCTGAACCTCGCGGCCCGGTACTCGGATCGGCTGATCGCGATGCAGTCCGGCCGGATCCACGCCAACGGAACACCCGAAGACGTCGTCACGGCCGAACTGGTCAGCGACGTGTTCGGGCTCAAGAGTCAGATTCTCACCGACCCCGTCTCGGGGAAACCCGCCGTCATGCCGATCGGAAGGCACCATGTCCGCTGA
- a CDS encoding siderophore-interacting protein: MSADTTSPFVLARAEVDVVEPVSPNFVRITFTGADVDQMATPGNTFDQRMKIIFPPVSGVLPDLADGDDWYQQWLDVPEEERGSMRTYSIRDVVVDDGGATRLVVDFVLHLEPGLTGPAATWASRAQPGDEVLLMGPRRGRTDGGGIEYNPGDAESVLLAGDETAAPAIARILEDAPSDLRGVAFIEVPTAADVLPFAAPAGVDVQWLTRDGAAKHGERLLPAVLAHLDTAVSDTGDSIDAPDDELVWETPEFSRLGEDVNSSVVAPGDRYYWIAGESKVVTGLRRHLVKELGVERSQVAFMGYWRRGVAMKG; encoded by the coding sequence ATGTCCGCTGACACCACCAGCCCGTTCGTCCTCGCTCGCGCAGAAGTCGACGTCGTCGAACCCGTATCACCGAACTTCGTGCGCATCACCTTCACCGGAGCCGACGTCGATCAGATGGCGACCCCGGGCAACACGTTCGACCAGCGGATGAAGATCATCTTCCCGCCGGTGTCCGGGGTGCTGCCCGACCTCGCCGACGGCGACGACTGGTATCAGCAGTGGCTGGACGTCCCCGAGGAGGAGCGCGGTTCGATGCGCACGTACTCGATCCGCGACGTGGTAGTCGACGACGGCGGAGCGACCAGGCTCGTCGTCGACTTCGTCCTTCATCTCGAGCCGGGCCTGACTGGTCCGGCCGCGACGTGGGCGTCCCGCGCACAGCCCGGCGACGAGGTGCTCCTGATGGGTCCGCGCCGCGGACGCACCGATGGCGGTGGCATCGAGTACAACCCCGGTGATGCCGAATCCGTTCTCCTCGCGGGTGACGAGACCGCCGCGCCCGCGATCGCCAGGATCCTCGAAGACGCACCGTCCGATCTGCGGGGTGTCGCGTTCATCGAGGTCCCGACCGCCGCCGACGTTCTGCCGTTCGCCGCTCCGGCGGGGGTCGACGTCCAGTGGCTCACCCGCGACGGCGCCGCGAAGCACGGCGAACGTCTCCTGCCCGCCGTTCTCGCTCACCTGGACACCGCGGTGTCCGACACCGGTGACAGCATCGATGCACCGGACGACGAACTCGTCTGGGAGACACCTGAATTCTCTCGTCTGGGAGAGGACGTCAACTCCTCCGTCGTTGCCCCCGGCGATCGCTACTACTGGATCGCGGGGGAGAGCAAGGTCGTCACGGGGCTGCGCCGTCACCTCGTGAAGGAATTGGGCGTCGAACGCTCGCAGGTCGCCTTCATGGGGTATTGGCGCCGCGGTGTCGCGATGAAGGGCTGA
- a CDS encoding Uma2 family endonuclease — MPLASRHNELMSLEQWRALGQDTSVRSELQEGVVIVSPSPTPRHQRAIMRLGVCLHAAMPAEYDALPEVDVLLDPAFPPTVRRPDLIVTRSATGPVAARNVVVVIEVLFPGTRRVDLVLKRSSTPRRGFRTTGSSTSKGRLAWRRSHWPTADMSATGSPARARPTCRSR, encoded by the coding sequence ATGCCCCTCGCTTCACGACACAACGAGTTGATGTCCCTGGAGCAGTGGCGTGCCTTGGGGCAGGACACGTCCGTGCGGTCGGAACTTCAGGAGGGGGTCGTGATCGTGTCTCCGAGCCCGACACCGAGACATCAGCGCGCGATCATGCGCCTCGGTGTCTGTCTACACGCGGCCATGCCCGCCGAATACGACGCGCTACCAGAGGTGGACGTTCTCCTCGACCCCGCATTCCCGCCAACCGTTCGTCGACCGGACTTGATCGTCACCAGGTCAGCGACCGGACCTGTTGCCGCACGCAACGTGGTCGTCGTCATCGAGGTCCTGTTCCCCGGAACCCGACGCGTCGACCTCGTGCTCAAACGTTCGAGTACGCCGAGGCGGGGATTCCGCACTACTGGATCGTCGACTTCGAAGGGACGCCTCGCCTGGAGGCGCTCACACTGGCCGACGGCCGATATGTCGGCGACTGGGTCACCGGCACGTGCACGTCCGACGTGCCGTTCCCGGTGA